From one Sparus aurata chromosome 16, fSpaAur1.1, whole genome shotgun sequence genomic stretch:
- the ythdf2 gene encoding YTH domain-containing family protein 2: protein MSASSLLEQRPKGQANKVQNGAVTQKDTLNDDEFEPYLNTQARQSNAYTAMSDSYMPSYYSPSIGFSYSLNEAAWSTGGDPPMPYLASYGQLSNGEPHYLPDAMFGQPGPLGSNPFLGQHGFNFFPSGIDFSAWGNSSSQGQSGTPQSSGYSSSYAYAPSSLGGAMIDGQSPFAPAANEPLNKAPGMNSLDQGMAGLKIGGAAPGGNGDMAPKVVGSGLPGGGPLGPVSSVGPPSMPPVSIAPAKPASWADIASKPAKPQPKLKTKGGMAGANLPPPPIKHNMDIGTWDNKGTMPKAATPQQVPPIPSNGQPPNQASPQPGATAAGNPQMPLSNGQMVPPVSQMGQHQLPPGQPGMAQMPQPSLSQGPPPPSQQQQPSQPTRWVPPRNRANGFGDGSGGGTGQSPPTSSGVGVVPGVPSEPHPVLEKLRMVNNYNPKDFDWNPKQGRVFIIKSYSEDDIHRSIKYNIWCSTEHGNKRLDAAYRSLGGKGPLYLLFSVNGSGHFCGVAEMRSPVDYNTSAGVWSQDKWKGRFDVRWIFVKDVPNSQLRHIRLENNENKPVTNSRDTQEVPLDKARQVLKIIAGYKHTTSIFDDFSHYEKRQEEEECVKKVEVQGSEPYPSNPSNRSHYRLQERQGRVK, encoded by the exons ATGTCAGCCAGCAGCCTCCTTGAACAG AGACCGAAAGGCCAAGCTAATAAAG TGCAAAACGGAGCTGTGACCCAAAAGGATACTTTGAATGACGATGAGTTTGAGCCTTACCTGAATACTCAGGCCAGACAG AGCAATGCCTATACGGCCATGTCGGACTCGTACATGCCCAGCTACTACAGCCCCTCCATAGGATTTTCCTACTCACTAAATGAGGCAGCATGGTCCACAGGTGGGGACCCTCCTATGCCTTACCTGGCCTCCTATGGACAGCTGAGCAATGGGGAGCCCCACTACCTCCCGGACGCTATGTTTGGCCAGCCAGGCCCCCTGGGGAGCAACCCTTTCCTGGGCCAGCACGGTTTCAACTTCTTCCCCAGTGGCATCGACTTCTCGGCATGGGGCAATAGCAGCTCTCAGGGACAGTCGGGGACACCGCAGAGCTCTGGCTACAGCAGCAGCTATGCCTATGCTCCCAGCTCACTTGGGGGTGCCATGATCGATGGACAGTCCCCGTTTGCACCTGCTGCCAACGAGCCCCTTAACAAGGCACCTGGTATGAACAGCCTCGACCAGGGCATGGCAGGGCTTAAGATCGGCGGTGCTGCTCCAGGTGGGAATGGGGACATGGCGCCAAAGGTGGTTGGTTCTGGCTTACCTGGTGGGGGTCCCCTTGGTCCTGTATCATCTGTAGGACCTCCCAGCATGCCTCCTGTCTCAATTGCCCCTGCCAAGCCTGCCTCCTGGGCCGATATTGCCAGCAAGCCAGCCAAGCCTCAACCCAAGCTGAAAACCAAGGGTGGCATGGCCGGTGCCAATTTGCCTCCTCCGCCCATTAAACACAACATGGACATAGGCACTTGGGACAACAAGGGCACCATGCCTAAAGCTGCCACCCCTCAGCAGGTGCCCCCTATTCCCAGCAATGGGCAGCCACCCAACCAGGCTTCCCCACAGCCCGGAGCTACTGCTGCGGGGAACCCACAAATGCCCCTCAGCAATGGACAGATGGTACCACCTGTTTCCCAGATGGGGCAACATCAGCTTCCACCTGGGCAACCAGGTATGGCTCAAATGCCCCAACCTTCCCTCTCCCAGGGTCCTCCTCCCCCAAGCCAACAACAGCAACCTTCTCAACCTACTCGCTGGGTCCCTCCCAGGAACCGGGCCAATGGATTTGGGGATGGCAGTGGGGGTGGAACAGGCCAGTCGCCTCCCACCTCTTCTGGGGTGGGTGTGGTTCCTGGGGTCCCCTCTGAGCCGCACCCAGTTTTAGAGAAGTTGCGCATGGTCAACAATTATAACCCCAAGGACTTTGACTGGAATCCCAAGCAGGGCAGGGTGTTTATCATCAAGAGCTACTCGGAGGATGACATCCACCGCTCCATCAAGTATAACATCTGGTGCAGCACGGAGCATGGCAACAAGAGGCTCGATGCGGCTTACCGTTCGTTGGGTGGCAAAGGGCCGCTTTATCTTCTGTTCAGTGTCAATGGGAGTGGTCACTTCTGTGGCGTAGCAGAGATGCGCTCACCCGTGGACTACAACACGTCTGCTGGCGTGTGGTCACAGGACAAGTGGAAGGGTCGTTTTGATGTGCGCTGGATCTTTGTTAAGGACGTTCCCAACAGTCAGCTAAGGCACATTCGACTGGAGAACAACGAAAACAAGCCAGTGACCAACTCTCGGGACACACAGGAGGTACCACTGGACAAGGCCAGGCAGGTGCTTAAGATCATCGCTGGATATAAACACACCACTTCCATCTTCGATGACTTTTCTCACTACGAGAAgcgtcaggaggaggaagaatgtGTGAAAAAG GTGGAGGTCCAAGGCAGTGAGCCATATCCCAGCAACCCAAGCAACAGGAGTCATTACAGGCTTCAG GAGCGCCAAGGACGAGTCAAGTAA